The Acidithiobacillus thiooxidans ATCC 19377 DNA window GTAAGTTTCTGCTGCAGCTGGGCAGTTGTCAGTCCTGCTACATGAATCAGACCGAGTTCAGGTAATTGGATGTTCCCTTGATTCGTCACCAAAGCACCAGGGATTCCCGTACCATTTGTCACACCTGCAGCGGAAAGCATTGGGTGCAGATAAACCGAGACCGATACCACATCTCCGGCGCCCAAATGATAAGCTATGTCAGGATGAAGCATTTTTTTAATCGTACTGGCGGGCAAGGATTCGGGTTTAACCGCAATTACCGGACTGGGCAGCCTCTTTGTAGAGACTGCATGATCAGCGGAGAAAGTCGAAGCGCAACCCGCAAGTAAAATTGGTACACCAGCAACCACCAGCAACAACTTTAATCTGTTGATCATGTAGAATAATCCTTAAGTACTAACGATACGTTATCAACTTGCCTGCATCTCAGCTAAGACCTACAACCCAGACATACAAAAGCAATAGCAAAAAAACAGCGATCACAAACAACCATAGCGCTTACAAAGCAAAAATCATACCAATATATAGGAATCCATATCAAGAAGCGTAAAAAATATATATCATATTATAAAACAATAATTTGAAAATTTTAGTTCTGGCAAATTGAATCCCGCACACTATATTCAAGACGAGGGAAAAGGTCTTATAACAAACAAAATTAAAATTATGTATCGCATAGCTTACAAATCGAAAACAATAACTCACAACCGGTAGCTTCTCTGCTCGGATCCTCATTGAATAAAAATCTATTCATCTATCCTCCGGGTAAACTGAACAAATCGGCCTTGAAAGTCAAGAAGATATCATTTATACATACGTAGTAACTGACATCAGCAAGCAAGAGAAGGGCAAGGACCTGCAATTCTGGCGTTCACAAACGGTATAACAATGAACGTATTCTAAATAAAATTCTAACTTTACAGAATGTTGCAACAATCTCAAGACAAAAATCACTATTATATGTTACAAAAATAATACAACTCTATGAAGCCTTCTAAAGTGTTATATTTTTTAACAGCATGTTTTTATTATATTAATTTTTTGGCACGTTAAATGCTTATATTCCTGCCTAGATAGGCTTTTATTCATCACACTGGCCGTATTCAATCATTGCAAACTTAGTAATTTTAAAAATATTTGGAGAATGATAATGACAACTTCAGGTCGCTTAACCGTTGAATATGAACACCTTAATGAATTTTTCGATGCCAAGAATGTTCTAGTTACTGGCGGCTTCGGCTTCGTTGGTGGTCATGTAACAAAACGTCTTGTGGATCTGGGTGCCAACGTGACAGTGGTCGATATCAATACAGATCCCCAAAGAGATTCAATCATGAACTGCGCTTCTATGGATCTTCGTTCCAAAGTACTCGTCCAGAAAGCGGATGTAGTTGATGTTAACGCCATGAAGGAAATCATTCATGAAGGCCGTTTCCACTTCATTTTTCATTTTGCCGCGTACGCTACAGTGATTGAAAAAGCAGTAAGCGCGCCTTACGACACCATCATGGCTAATACTATGGGCTGGGTAAATGTACTTGAAGCCTGCCGGACAGCTAATCATAAGCCAAATATGATTTTCCTCTCCTCTACAGATAAAGTTTATGGAGAGATGGAGGGCGATTCCTACACTGAACATTTAACTCCGCTCCGAGGCATCGGCGTGTATGATTCAGCAAAACTTGCCGCAGATGTATTTTCGAGGACTTATCACGAAGCCTTTGGCTTGCCGACAGTCACTCTACGCATGTGTAATATATATGGTCCCTATGATTTCAACATGGGTTACCGACTTCTACCCAAGGCCATGGCCAATATATTTGGAAATTCCGAGCCGACAGCTCCGGAACTTTATTTCGATGCCATTGAACACCATCGCGACTATTTGTATGTAGACGATCTGGTGACTGCCATCCTGTTACTGGCGCATGGTAAAAAATGTCGTGGCGAAGTCTACAATCTTTCTGCTGGAACCTATCTGCCTACCCCACAAATGCTGAAAACCATCGTCGAGCAGGCCGTGCAAGTGGAAAAAGAATTCGACAGTGACCGGGCTGAAAAAATCCTGAATAATGGTATATCCATACACGTACGCAGCACTGGCGCTACGGTACATGCCATTACCAAGCAACATCTTAATGGAAGCAAGATTGAAGATGCTACAGGTTTCAGGTCACAAGCTGATTTTCTGAGTTCGTTGCGCGAGACCATTCGCTTTTACCGAAATTATCTTAAAACCAAGAATGAAGGTTGCTGATATGAATCCATTCTGGAGTGGGCGCCCCTGCCTCGTCACTGGGGGGGCCGGGTTTGGCGGTTCCCATCTTTGTGAGCATCTCCTGAATTTAGGAGCCCTAGTATATGTGCTTGACCGTTGGTTACCCACCAACTCATATCTTGTCCTCACAGACATGATATCGAAGGTCAATTATATTCAAGGCGACATCAGAGACATGGATTTGCTTCGCTTAACCTTGGAACGCTTTGAGATAAACACGGTTTTTCATCTTGCAGCGCAGCCTATCGTTCCTATCAGCAACATCCTTCCACAGGAGACCTTCAGCATCAACGCTCAAGGCACATATACAATCCTGGAAGCTGTAAGAACAGTAAGCTGCACTGAACGACTTGTTTTTGCATCAAGTGGGGCCTATTACGGAGCCACATCAACCGATAATGCCATTCTGGAAAATCACCCACCGCTACCAGCCACCAACATTTATGCGCCTTCAAAGGTAGCAGGTGATGTGGCGGTTAGAACGTACGCACATGTATATGGTATGAAAACTGCTGCGTGCCGTTTTATGAATACATATGGCCCAGGCGATAGTAATTTCAGCCGAATAATCCCCCGCGCGATTAAAAACATGATAACCGCTGCACCCTATGACTTTGGATCACGCGACGATGGCAGTTCGCGAATTGACTGTCTTTACATCGGTGACATGTCACACGCCTACACTAGTGTTGCCGAAAATCTGGAAACAATTGCTGGCGAAGCTTTTAATTTCGGGACAGGTGTACCCACTGCTCTGAAGGAACTCACTAACAAGGCCTCTCAGGCTTACGACGGAAAAAAAAGAACACCTATATTTTCCGGTCCTATCAAGTCTGTTCCATCCATTAAGTATCTCGACATCAGCAAATCGCGACAGAAACTTGACTGGTATCCCAAAACAGCGCTTACAGAGGGTCTGGAGAAAACCATACATTGGTACCAGAAACACTGGGATAATTTTTAATCTGGAAAAATAATGACCTATAATATACGAACACTACAACTGGGTTCATCATGGTTCCCTGAACATTCTGGGGGACTCGAAAGATATTATTTTGATTTGATCCAGCATCTAATAAACCAAAACATTCAAAGTCGTGGTCTCGTAATTGGAACAAATGCAGTAGAAAAAAGCACCAACAATCGGGTCAGCGCTTTTTCACAAAAAAATTTACCACTTTTGCAAAGATTGTACAATGCTCGCATTGCAACAAAAAAATTAATCAACGAGTTTAATCCAGATCTTGTTTGTGTCCATTTTGCCTTATATGGTTTTCCTGCCGCTGATTTACTTTCCCGACAGGCTCTGGTGGTCCACTTCCATGGGCCATGGGCTCAAGAAACAGCAGTGGAAAATGGAAAAAACAGATCTGCTATAAAATATTATATTGAAAAAAAAGTTTACCGCAAAGCAAACCAATTAATTGTTCTTTCAGAAGCATTCAAGGAGATTTTGATAAAAGATTATCGAATTCCGGTTGATAAAATTTCTGTCGTACCCGGTGCTATTGACACTGAAAAATTCAATATATCCATTGGTAAGGTAGAAGCTCGGAAAAAACTGGGATGGCCCACTGATAGACCTACCCTCTTCGTTGTCCGTCGTCTTTCCAGACGGATGGGGCTGGAAAATCTTCTAATAGCATTAAAAGACGTCCGTAAAAAGTTTCCTGATGTACTCCTGATGCTTGCAGGCAAAGGCAATATGGCCAATGAGCTTGCTAAAAGTGCTGATGAGATGGGCTTGAAAAACAATATTCGCTTTCTCGGCTTCGTACCAGATGATAAACTTTCAATGGCTTATCGTGCTGCAGACTTCACTGTTGTTCCCAGCACTTCTTTAGAGGGATTTGGTCTCATAACGGCAGAATCCATGGCAACTGGCACACCTGTACTGGTTACCCCAGTAGGGGGGTTACCAGAAATCATAAAACCTTTCAATCCTGAATGGATAACCAGAGATATCGGGAGCAAAGCAATATCTGAATCAATTATTAGCATTTTATCCGGGACAACAAAAATGCCTTCGCCTGAGTCTTGCCAAGTCTATGCAAATCGTTACGATTGGAAAGCAGTTACTCCGAAGATTTCTGCAATTTATCGGGAGGCAATGTCATGAATATTTTATTCGTTGATCAAACAGCAAAACTTAGTGGTGGTGAATTAGCGCTTTTGGACATTGTTACACCATATAAAGATGGTAGCAAAGTTATTTTATTTGAAGATGGTCCACTCCGCGCTGAACTCGTAAAACGTCAGGTTAAAGTTGAAATAATTATTCCAAATGGCGCCCTTAATAATATTCGTAGGGGTTCTCGTATTCCCATGGCAAGCATCACTTCATTGGTTCGTCTAGCCAGAAGCGTAGCTCAGGAAGCAAAAAATTTCGATTTTATCTTTGCTAACTCACAAAAGGCTGGTCTTATCTCTGTTCTTGCTGGACAATTAGCGTCCAAACCTGTCGTCTGGTACTTGCATGATATTTTGAATTCCGAGCATTTTGGCAAGGCTCAATTGCTGGCCGCTCGATATACCGCAAGGAAGTCTACGCAAATTTTGGTCAACTCGAAGTCAACAAAAGAAGCTCTCCAGATTTTGACTGGTCGTAACGATAATACTCATTTAATTTATAATGCTTTTAATACGAAACCATTTGTCCAAACTGCTAATTCTCAGGAAAACCAGCGTGAGGCCTTAGGCTTTGATAGTCGGCCTCTGGTTGGTGTTTTTGGCAGACTATCCCCCTGGAAAGGGCAGGATGTATTCTTGAGGACGCTTGCTATGATGCCGGCAGTACACGGCTTGATTGTTGGCAGCCCCATGTTCGGAGAGGATGCTTACGCTCAACATCTGGAACAGGAAATCAAAACTCTTGGCCTGGAAAACAGAGTAAAGCTGCTCGGCTTTCGGAGTGATATCCCTGAACTTATGAAGACTTGCGATATAATCGCACACACGTCTATTGCACCTGAGCCTTTTGGTCGCGTAATCGTTGAAGGTATGCTTTCCGGAAGGCCGGTAGTTGCCAGCAAATCCGGGGGGCCCAATGAAATCATAGAAAATGGCGTCACGGGAATGCTCTATACCCCGGGCGATTCTCAGGCTCTGCAATCTGTTCTTTCTGAGATCATTAATGAACCAGAACAGGCTTTGCTGATGGCGCAACGTGGCAGGGAAACAGCTCTCAACCGGTTTTCCCTTGACAATATGCACAAACGTCTGGATGACATCATCACTGTTTGTTTTAACCAGCAAAAAACGACCCTTTGTGGAGAATCTGTCTAGTTTCCGCAGAAGATATCATCATTGCTCTCGATAGTCGTCACAGGATATGCTGGTTCTCAGGTTTTCTCTGCGGCTTGCCTATCGGGAATTGTCCATGCCGAAGCTCGGAGAATGAACAATGGCCACCATAAGAATCAGTATGCGCACACACTCTACCTTCCAATGGTCTAGCTGGACGCCTTTTATTATGGCGCTGGGAGATATTTTAGCCTTTCTTGCCGCTTTTTACTTTGCCCGGCTTTCTCACGCACTCTACTATGATATTAATCCGCTGTGGGTTCTTCAGCATTGGTGGGGGAGCCTGGCTCAAATTAACACATTGCTTTTTTTAATATTAACCGTCTCCGTCATTATCAGCTTTGCCATCAAGGGGCACTATAGCCAAAGAAAAGCTTTTTGGGATGAAGCAGGAGATGTGTTAGCTGTTCTCATTCTTTTTATTGCCCTTAATTCAGCTATCGCGTTCATTGGGAAATGGCCTCTTTCAAGACTGTGGTTATTTTCCACATGGGGTCTTGTATTTTTGTTTCTACCCGTCGCCCGACATTCCACGCGCTGGATGCTGGCTCGTCTTGGGGCCTGGGCGAAGCCCGTTGTCATTATTGGTTGCGGAAAAAATGCTCTCGAAGCCATTCGCGCCCTGACCAGCGAACCCTTACTGGGCTACTCCATCAAAAAAATCCTGATTCCTGACAATGCCTGCTTGTCAGCTGAAAGACAGAATTATCCACCGGTTGGAATGGAGCCTCTGAGTCATGACCCGATCGGCCAATTAGCGGATTTGGGCAACCCGCACGTTGTTTTGGCATTGGACATGGAGCAATGGGAGGCACAAGAACACTTGGTGCGCACCTTGGGTTTTGGTTATCCCCGTTTGACCATTGCACCGCCTTTGCGGGGTTTACCGCTTTTCGGTCTGGAAGTCATGCATTTTTTCAGTCAGGAAGTTTTTATGCTGCGGGTACGCGACAACCTCGCCCGACCCGGTCCACGTATTCTGAAACGCATATTTGACCTGCTAGCCGCGTCTTTGATCATCATTGCGGTCTCCCCTGTTCTTGCTTATTTATCCTGGAAAATAAAATCTGAAGATGGTGGAAAAATATTTTTTGCACAAGAGCGGGTCGGTCATAACGGAAAAACTTTTCGTTGTTTCAAGTTCCGGAGCATGGTGCATGATGCCGAAGCAAAATTAAGTGAATATTTGGAAACCAATCCAGATATAGCTGCTGAATACTCCAGAAATTTCAAGTTGAGAAACGACCCGCGAGTGACTCGAACCGGGCGTCTGCTAAGAGCCACCAGTCTGGACGAACTACCTCAATTATTCAATGTGTTACTGGGTCAGATGAGTCTGGTTGGGCCGCGCCCCCTGCTGGCACGCGAAATCAACCGATATGGTGACGGTATTAATCTCTACGCCCAGGTAAAGCCAGGTATAACGGGTCTCTGGCAAGTGAGTGGACGTTCGGAAACCACCTTTGCAGACCGTGCAGATCTGGATGCCTGGTATGTAAAAAACTGGTCTCT harbors:
- a CDS encoding glycosyltransferase family 4 protein, with the translated sequence MTYNIRTLQLGSSWFPEHSGGLERYYFDLIQHLINQNIQSRGLVIGTNAVEKSTNNRVSAFSQKNLPLLQRLYNARIATKKLINEFNPDLVCVHFALYGFPAADLLSRQALVVHFHGPWAQETAVENGKNRSAIKYYIEKKVYRKANQLIVLSEAFKEILIKDYRIPVDKISVVPGAIDTEKFNISIGKVEARKKLGWPTDRPTLFVVRRLSRRMGLENLLIALKDVRKKFPDVLLMLAGKGNMANELAKSADEMGLKNNIRFLGFVPDDKLSMAYRAADFTVVPSTSLEGFGLITAESMATGTPVLVTPVGGLPEIIKPFNPEWITRDIGSKAISESIISILSGTTKMPSPESCQVYANRYDWKAVTPKISAIYREAMS
- a CDS encoding glycosyltransferase family 4 protein, with the translated sequence MNILFVDQTAKLSGGELALLDIVTPYKDGSKVILFEDGPLRAELVKRQVKVEIIIPNGALNNIRRGSRIPMASITSLVRLARSVAQEAKNFDFIFANSQKAGLISVLAGQLASKPVVWYLHDILNSEHFGKAQLLAARYTARKSTQILVNSKSTKEALQILTGRNDNTHLIYNAFNTKPFVQTANSQENQREALGFDSRPLVGVFGRLSPWKGQDVFLRTLAMMPAVHGLIVGSPMFGEDAYAQHLEQEIKTLGLENRVKLLGFRSDIPELMKTCDIIAHTSIAPEPFGRVIVEGMLSGRPVVASKSGGPNEIIENGVTGMLYTPGDSQALQSVLSEIINEPEQALLMAQRGRETALNRFSLDNMHKRLDDIITVCFNQQKTTLCGESV
- the wbaP gene encoding undecaprenyl-phosphate galactose phosphotransferase WbaP, translated to MATIRISMRTHSTFQWSSWTPFIMALGDILAFLAAFYFARLSHALYYDINPLWVLQHWWGSLAQINTLLFLILTVSVIISFAIKGHYSQRKAFWDEAGDVLAVLILFIALNSAIAFIGKWPLSRLWLFSTWGLVFLFLPVARHSTRWMLARLGAWAKPVVIIGCGKNALEAIRALTSEPLLGYSIKKILIPDNACLSAERQNYPPVGMEPLSHDPIGQLADLGNPHVVLALDMEQWEAQEHLVRTLGFGYPRLTIAPPLRGLPLFGLEVMHFFSQEVFMLRVRDNLARPGPRILKRIFDLLAASLIIIAVSPVLAYLSWKIKSEDGGKIFFAQERVGHNGKTFRCFKFRSMVHDAEAKLSEYLETNPDIAAEYSRNFKLRNDPRVTRTGRLLRATSLDELPQLFNVLLGQMSLVGPRPLLAREINRYGDGINLYAQVKPGITGLWQVSGRSETTFADRADLDAWYVKNWSLWYDIVILLRTIKVVFSKSGAY
- a CDS encoding NAD-dependent epimerase/dehydratase family protein; translation: MNPFWSGRPCLVTGGAGFGGSHLCEHLLNLGALVYVLDRWLPTNSYLVLTDMISKVNYIQGDIRDMDLLRLTLERFEINTVFHLAAQPIVPISNILPQETFSINAQGTYTILEAVRTVSCTERLVFASSGAYYGATSTDNAILENHPPLPATNIYAPSKVAGDVAVRTYAHVYGMKTAACRFMNTYGPGDSNFSRIIPRAIKNMITAAPYDFGSRDDGSSRIDCLYIGDMSHAYTSVAENLETIAGEAFNFGTGVPTALKELTNKASQAYDGKKRTPIFSGPIKSVPSIKYLDISKSRQKLDWYPKTALTEGLEKTIHWYQKHWDNF
- a CDS encoding NAD-dependent epimerase/dehydratase family protein; the encoded protein is MTTSGRLTVEYEHLNEFFDAKNVLVTGGFGFVGGHVTKRLVDLGANVTVVDINTDPQRDSIMNCASMDLRSKVLVQKADVVDVNAMKEIIHEGRFHFIFHFAAYATVIEKAVSAPYDTIMANTMGWVNVLEACRTANHKPNMIFLSSTDKVYGEMEGDSYTEHLTPLRGIGVYDSAKLAADVFSRTYHEAFGLPTVTLRMCNIYGPYDFNMGYRLLPKAMANIFGNSEPTAPELYFDAIEHHRDYLYVDDLVTAILLLAHGKKCRGEVYNLSAGTYLPTPQMLKTIVEQAVQVEKEFDSDRAEKILNNGISIHVRSTGATVHAITKQHLNGSKIEDATGFRSQADFLSSLRETIRFYRNYLKTKNEGC